In Symphalangus syndactylus isolate Jambi chromosome 6, NHGRI_mSymSyn1-v2.1_pri, whole genome shotgun sequence, a genomic segment contains:
- the GPR22 gene encoding G-protein coupled receptor 22 produces MCFSPILEINMQSESNITVRDDIDDINTNMYQPLSYPLSFQVSLTGFLMLEIVLGLGSNLTVLVLYCMKSNLINSVSNIITMNLHVLDVIICVGCIPLTIVILLLSLESNTALICCFHEACVSFASVSTAINVFAITLDRYDISVKPANRILTMGRAVMLMTSIWIFSFFSFLIPFIEVNFFSLQSGNTWENKTLLCVSTNEYYTELGMYYHLLVQIPIFFFTVVVMLITYTKILQALNIRIGTRFSTGQKKKARKKKTISLTTQHEATDMSQSSGGRNVVFGVRTSVSVIIALRRAVKRHRERRERQKRVFRMSLLIISTFLLCWTPISVLNTTILCLGPSDLLVKLRLCFLVMAYGTTIFHPLLYAFTRQKFQKVLKSKMKKRVVSIVEADPLPNNAVIHNSWIDPKRNKKITFEDSEIREKCLVPQVVTD; encoded by the coding sequence ATgtgtttttctcccattctggaaaTCAACATGCAGTCTGAATCTAACATTACAGTGCGAGATGACATTGATGACATCAACACCAATATGTACCAACCACTATCATATCCGTTAAGCTTTCAAGTGTCTCTCACCGGATTTCTTATGTTAGAAATTGTGTTGGGACTTGGCAGCAACCTCACCGTATTGGTACTTTACTGCATGAAATCCAACTTAATCAACTCTGTCAGTAACATTATTACAATGAATCTTCATGTACTTGATGTAATAATTTGTGTGGGATGTATTCCTCTAACTATAGTTATCCTTCTGCTTTCACTGGAGAGTAACACTGCTCTCATTTGCTGTTTCCATGAGGCTTGTGTATCTTTTGCAAGTGTCTCAACAGCAATCAACGTTTTTGCTATCACTTTGGACAGATATGACATCTCTGTAAAACCTGCAAACCGAATTCTGACAATGGGCAGAGCTGTAATGTTAATGACATccatttggattttttcttttttctctttcctgattcctTTTATTGAGGTAAATTTTTTCAGTCTTCAAAGTGGAAATACCTGGGAAAACAAGACACTTTTATGTGTCAGTACAAATGAATACTACACTGAACTGGGAATGTATTATCACCTGTTAGTACAGATCCCAATATTCTTTTTCACTGTTGTAGTAATGCTAATCACATACACCAAAATACTTCAGGCTCTTAATATCCGAATAGGCACAAGATTTTCAACAGGGcagaagaagaaagcaagaaagaaaaagacaatttctCTAACCACACAACATGAGGCTACAGACATGTCACAAAGCAGTGGTGGGAGAAACGTAGTCTTTGGTGTAAGAACTTCAGTTTCTGTAATAATTGCCCTCCGACGAGCTGTGAAACGACACCGTGAACGACGAGAAAGACAAAAGAGAGTCTTCAGGATGTCTTTATTGATTATTTCTACATTTCTTCTCTGCTGGACAccaatttctgttttaaataccACCATTTTATGTTTAGGCCCAAGTGACCTTTTAGTAAAATTAAGATTGTGTTTTTTAGTCATGGCTTATGGAACAACTATATTTCACCCTCTATTATATGCATTCACTAGACAAAAATTTCAAAAGGTcttgaaaagtaaaatgaaaaagcgAGTTGTTTCTATAGTAGAAGCTGATCCCCTGCCTAATAATGCTGTAATACACAACTCTTGGATAGatcctaaaagaaacaaaaaaattacctttgaagatagtgaaataagagaaaaatgtttagTGCCTCAGGTTGTCACAGACTAA